Proteins found in one Corynebacterium sanguinis genomic segment:
- a CDS encoding N-acetylglutamate synthase, CG3035 family: protein MSRFFRSDDIAPGDRVVVRQRIGEHASDVIGHVLSLDPLVIRPQEVGGFPSFKDAIEIDNVHIVKKLSPRTVRNSDIRAVEVAYAKAFPGQEQRLVDGWLARAGADIAERSNSATPIGYSAGFNPVPLEELTDFYRQRGKPLQLLIPERIGKPVLKILTPQWKLGEEILVMTRHLDGGEIAADFEVLDTPDEAWLSMYHFRGQPLPADAIRPIDGRIAYARLTRDGDTVAVTRATLTESEDGRVWLGYSAVEVAPALRRRGLGTALGAALMAWGASHGADEAYLHVRAGNAAAIGLYQKLGFVEHHRQRYALLG from the coding sequence ATGAGCCGGTTTTTCCGCTCGGACGACATCGCGCCGGGCGATCGGGTGGTGGTGCGCCAGCGCATCGGCGAGCACGCCAGCGACGTCATCGGCCACGTCCTCTCGCTCGATCCGCTGGTGATTCGCCCGCAGGAGGTCGGCGGGTTCCCGTCGTTCAAAGACGCGATTGAGATCGACAACGTCCACATCGTGAAGAAGCTGTCGCCGCGCACGGTGCGCAACAGCGACATCCGCGCCGTCGAGGTCGCCTACGCCAAAGCCTTCCCCGGCCAGGAGCAGCGGCTTGTCGACGGCTGGCTCGCGCGCGCCGGAGCCGACATCGCAGAGCGCTCCAACTCAGCAACCCCGATCGGTTACTCGGCGGGCTTCAACCCGGTGCCGCTGGAGGAGCTCACCGATTTCTACCGGCAGCGCGGCAAGCCGCTGCAGCTGCTGATCCCGGAGCGCATTGGCAAGCCGGTACTGAAAATCCTCACGCCGCAGTGGAAGCTTGGCGAGGAGATTCTGGTGATGACGCGGCACCTCGACGGCGGGGAGATCGCCGCGGACTTCGAAGTGCTGGATACCCCCGATGAGGCCTGGCTGTCGATGTACCACTTCCGCGGCCAGCCGCTTCCCGCCGACGCGATCCGCCCCATCGACGGGCGCATCGCGTACGCCCGCCTCACCCGCGACGGCGATACGGTGGCCGTGACCAGGGCAACCCTCACCGAGTCCGAAGACGGGCGCGTGTGGCTGGGTTACTCCGCGGTTGAGGTCGCGCCCGCGCTGCGCCGCCGCGGCCTGGGCACCGCGCTCGGGGCGGCGCTTATGGCGTGGGGCGCGTCCCACGGCGCCGACGAGGCCTACCTGCACGTGCGCGCGGGCAACGCCGCGGCGATCGGGTTGTACCAGAAGCTGGGTTTTGTGGAACACCATCGGCAGCGCTACGCCCTCCTGGGTTAG
- a CDS encoding Na+/H+ antiporter subunit D, producing the protein MTESFQSYAQWLLPAVAYLIPVPVLLPAVAAALILLSGRKLALQRTIAFLTLLTLAFVAASLLIVTTTYGIQTLQLGGWDAPIGITLVADRLSAIMLLVSAIVLFAVMWFGIAQGLRDGNEDDPVAVFLPTYMLLTMGVNLAFLAGDLFNLYVGFEIFLVASYVLLTLGATASRVRAGIGYVMVSMASSMIFLIALALIYASVGTVNMAHAGMRMEELPEGTRAAIFATLLVAFGIKAAAFPLDAWLPDSYPSAASLVTAVFAGLLTKVGVYAIIRMRSVVFTDGSLDTMLMWVALATMIMGIMGALAQNQIKRLLSFTLVSHIGYMLFGIALGSVAGWGGAIFYAVHHILIQTTLFLVVSLIERHSGSSQLRRLGSMIYTAPVIAILFFIPAMNMGGIPPFSGFLGKVLLIEAGAMEGTWLAWTLIVGTVVTSLLTLYTMILVFSKGFLRDRADAPEGHLAVDRPASLSGKHSEVTVEERDHAGRIPTGMLLSTILLIATSLSLTVFAGPFAEMTDQAASSIKDTTIYREAVLRPGFEEPTRTLDRTTMPVEGSDAADANRESSPSGVTTVPVPRPAPNDAAAKE; encoded by the coding sequence ATGACTGAGTCTTTCCAAAGCTACGCGCAGTGGCTACTGCCCGCAGTGGCCTACCTCATTCCGGTCCCGGTCCTGCTGCCGGCGGTTGCGGCGGCGCTGATCCTGCTCTCGGGCAGGAAGCTTGCGCTGCAGCGCACGATCGCGTTTCTCACGCTGCTCACGCTCGCCTTTGTCGCGGCGTCGCTGCTGATCGTGACCACGACCTACGGCATTCAAACCCTCCAGCTCGGCGGGTGGGACGCACCGATCGGCATCACGCTGGTCGCGGACCGGCTCTCAGCAATCATGCTGCTCGTCTCCGCGATCGTGCTGTTCGCCGTGATGTGGTTCGGCATTGCCCAGGGTTTGCGCGACGGCAACGAGGACGACCCCGTGGCCGTCTTCCTGCCGACCTACATGCTGTTAACCATGGGCGTGAACCTGGCATTTCTCGCCGGGGACCTGTTCAACCTCTACGTCGGCTTTGAGATCTTCCTCGTTGCCTCCTACGTCCTGCTCACCCTGGGCGCGACCGCCTCGCGTGTCCGGGCCGGAATTGGCTACGTGATGGTCTCGATGGCGTCGTCCATGATCTTCCTTATCGCCCTGGCCCTGATCTACGCCTCGGTGGGAACGGTGAATATGGCACACGCGGGCATGCGCATGGAGGAACTGCCGGAGGGAACGCGCGCCGCGATCTTTGCGACGCTGCTGGTTGCGTTCGGCATCAAGGCCGCCGCGTTCCCCCTCGACGCGTGGTTGCCCGACTCGTATCCCAGCGCGGCCTCCCTTGTCACGGCCGTGTTCGCGGGCCTGCTGACCAAGGTCGGTGTCTACGCGATCATCCGCATGCGCTCCGTCGTATTCACCGATGGGTCACTGGACACGATGCTGATGTGGGTCGCTCTGGCGACGATGATCATGGGCATCATGGGCGCCCTGGCCCAGAACCAGATCAAACGTCTGCTCTCGTTTACCCTGGTCAGCCACATCGGCTACATGCTCTTTGGTATCGCGCTGGGCTCGGTCGCGGGCTGGGGCGGGGCGATCTTCTACGCAGTGCACCACATTTTGATCCAGACGACGCTGTTCCTGGTGGTCAGCCTAATTGAGCGCCACTCGGGAAGCTCGCAGCTCAGGCGTCTGGGTTCCATGATCTACACCGCCCCGGTGATCGCGATCCTGTTCTTCATCCCGGCAATGAACATGGGTGGCATCCCGCCGTTCTCCGGGTTTTTGGGCAAGGTCCTACTCATCGAGGCCGGCGCGATGGAAGGTACCTGGCTCGCGTGGACGCTGATCGTCGGCACGGTTGTCACCTCGCTGCTGACGCTCTACACCATGATCCTGGTGTTCTCCAAGGGCTTTTTGCGCGACCGTGCCGACGCCCCCGAGGGCCACCTGGCGGTGGACCGGCCGGCGTCCCTGTCCGGCAAGCACTCCGAGGTGACCGTCGAGGAACGCGATCACGCAGGCCGCATCCCCACGGGCATGCTCTTGTCGACGATCCTGCTCATCGCGACGTCACTGTCCCTGACGGTGTTCGCCGGCCCCTTTGCCGAGATGACCGATCAGGCCGCATCGTCGATTAAAGACACGACGATTTACCGGGAGGCCGTCCTGCGGCCGGGCTTCGAGGAGCCGACGCGCACCCTCGACCGCACTACGATGCCAGTAGAGGGAAGCGATGCTGCCGACGCGAACAGGGAGTCGTCTCCTTCCGGGGTCACCACCGTCCCGGTTCCCCGGCCAGCGCCCAACGACGCAGCGGCAAAGGAGTAG
- a CDS encoding glutamate--cysteine ligase produces MDPFRDFARSPNQTLGVEWEICLVDPDTRDLVPRAAEVIDEVTARHPDLHLEREFLQNTIELVTPVCANAGEAVRFLSDATQKVREVAEEENLRLWASGGHPFSDFRRQPLSPKITYKEIINRTQYWGQQMLLWGIHCHIGIRHEDRVWPIINAVMTKYPHLLAISASSPGWDGIDTGYASNRTMLYQQLPTAGMPYQFTTWDEWVQFMHDQQTSGVINHTGSMHFDVRPAAKWGTIEVRISDATSNLRELAGIAALTHCLVVHFDQMIDRGEELPILQPWHVAENKWRGARYGMEALVITSRNTDERWVSEELVDLVDELTPVAKQLGCVDELNLVLEILERGAGYQRQRRLYDVHRDWKPAVDLTCDELTTLTWD; encoded by the coding sequence ATGGATCCGTTCCGCGATTTCGCAAGGTCTCCCAATCAGACGCTAGGCGTCGAGTGGGAGATCTGTCTCGTTGACCCCGACACCCGAGACCTGGTGCCCCGCGCCGCGGAGGTGATCGACGAGGTCACCGCCCGCCACCCCGACCTGCACCTCGAGCGTGAGTTTCTGCAGAACACCATCGAGCTGGTCACCCCGGTGTGCGCCAACGCGGGCGAGGCGGTGCGTTTCTTAAGCGACGCCACCCAGAAGGTGCGCGAGGTGGCGGAGGAGGAGAACCTGCGCCTATGGGCCTCGGGCGGGCACCCGTTTTCGGATTTCCGGCGGCAGCCGCTGAGCCCGAAGATTACTTACAAGGAGATCATCAACCGCACCCAGTACTGGGGTCAGCAGATGCTGCTGTGGGGCATTCACTGCCACATCGGCATCCGCCACGAGGACCGCGTGTGGCCGATCATCAACGCGGTGATGACCAAGTACCCGCACCTGCTCGCGATTTCGGCGTCCAGCCCGGGCTGGGACGGGATCGATACCGGCTACGCGTCGAACCGCACCATGCTCTACCAGCAGCTTCCCACCGCGGGCATGCCGTACCAGTTCACCACCTGGGACGAGTGGGTGCAGTTCATGCACGACCAGCAGACCTCAGGGGTGATCAACCACACCGGCAGCATGCATTTCGACGTCCGCCCCGCCGCGAAGTGGGGCACGATCGAGGTCCGCATCTCGGACGCCACCTCCAACCTGCGCGAGCTCGCCGGCATCGCCGCGCTGACGCACTGCCTGGTGGTCCACTTCGACCAGATGATTGATCGGGGCGAGGAGCTGCCGATCCTGCAGCCATGGCACGTGGCGGAAAACAAATGGCGTGGGGCGCGCTACGGCATGGAGGCGCTCGTGATCACCAGCCGCAACACCGATGAGCGCTGGGTGAGTGAAGAGCTGGTCGATCTCGTCGACGAGCTCACACCCGTCGCTAAGCAGCTAGGCTGCGTCGACGAGCTCAACCTCGTGCTGGAAATCCTCGAGCGCGGCGCGGGTTACCAGCGCCAGCGCAGGCTTTACGACGTCCACCGTGACTGGAAGCCCGCCGTCGACCTGACCTGCGACGAGCTGACCACCCTAACGTGGGATTAG
- a CDS encoding exodeoxyribonuclease III, with translation MRIATFNVNSVRSRAERIVAFLERNDVDVLAMQETKTSDAKFPYAVFEAAGYEVAHVGTNQWNGVALASRVGLDDVNTQFDHQPAYDGNVEARAVGATCGGVQVFSLYVPNGREIGHPHYDYKLQFLYSLQHAVEAQTPQLFTGDFNIAPRDDSVWDIAWFEGKTHVTEPERAAFQMLLEAGLEEIRHDDAYSFWDYKAMRFQKNQGMLIDFLLATPPVASKLVKAWVDVDERRGKGASDHAPVIADIDTTAFAYDEVR, from the coding sequence ATGCGGATAGCCACCTTCAACGTCAACTCGGTGCGCAGCCGCGCCGAGCGCATCGTCGCTTTTCTAGAACGCAATGACGTCGACGTGTTAGCCATGCAGGAGACGAAAACCAGCGACGCGAAGTTCCCCTACGCCGTGTTCGAGGCCGCCGGCTACGAGGTCGCGCACGTGGGCACCAACCAGTGGAACGGCGTCGCGCTAGCCTCCCGTGTGGGCTTGGACGACGTTAACACCCAGTTCGACCACCAGCCCGCTTATGACGGCAACGTCGAGGCGCGCGCGGTCGGCGCGACGTGCGGCGGGGTGCAGGTGTTTTCGCTGTACGTGCCCAATGGCCGGGAGATCGGCCACCCACACTACGACTACAAGCTGCAGTTTCTCTACTCGCTGCAGCACGCGGTCGAGGCGCAAACGCCGCAACTGTTCACCGGCGACTTCAACATCGCCCCGCGCGACGACAGCGTGTGGGACATCGCCTGGTTCGAGGGCAAAACCCACGTTACCGAGCCGGAGCGCGCTGCCTTCCAGATGCTGCTCGAGGCGGGCCTGGAGGAGATCCGCCACGATGACGCGTACTCGTTTTGGGACTACAAGGCGATGCGGTTTCAGAAGAACCAGGGCATGCTGATCGACTTCCTGCTGGCCACCCCGCCTGTGGCAAGCAAGCTGGTCAAGGCCTGGGTGGATGTCGACGAGCGCCGCGGCAAGGGCGCGAGCGACCACGCGCCGGTGATCGCCGACATTGACACCACCGCGTTCGCCTACGACGAAGTGCGCTAG
- a CDS encoding Na+/H+ antiporter subunit E: MTGLRTRFHALFVLWLTIMWVLLMGEISIGNIVAGFLLGSAIVLFLPMPRVPRGNHGVRWTKLLTFILRWIADLMVASAKVAWLALRPQSPPKSAILQVPMRVSNDLILYLATCAYNLQPGGSVSDIDVANRIWTIHVLDANDVEREKDSVARLEQDMIEIFESKG, encoded by the coding sequence ATGACCGGACTCAGAACTCGCTTCCACGCGCTTTTTGTGCTGTGGCTGACCATCATGTGGGTCTTGCTCATGGGCGAGATCAGCATCGGCAACATCGTCGCCGGGTTCCTGCTCGGCAGCGCGATAGTGCTCTTTCTGCCCATGCCCCGGGTGCCGCGCGGCAACCACGGCGTGCGGTGGACGAAGCTGTTGACGTTTATTCTGCGGTGGATCGCGGACCTCATGGTCGCCTCCGCAAAGGTTGCCTGGCTGGCCCTTCGCCCGCAGTCCCCACCCAAGAGTGCAATCCTGCAGGTCCCGATGCGTGTGTCCAATGACCTCATCTTGTACTTGGCCACCTGCGCCTACAATCTGCAGCCCGGCGGGTCCGTCAGCGACATCGACGTGGCCAACCGCATATGGACAATCCACGTCCTTGACGCCAACGACGTCGAGCGTGAAAAAGACAGCGTCGCCCGCCTGGAGCAGGACATGATCGAAATTTTCGAGAGTAAGGGCTAG
- a CDS encoding DUF3263 domain-containing protein: MLNILSMLSDADLTLLDFEASAPRSVGAKEDAIRSRLGLTPIRYYQRLNVLLDSADALAARPQLVRRLQRVRDSR; this comes from the coding sequence ATGCTTAATATATTAAGCATGCTTAGCGACGCCGACCTCACGCTCCTGGACTTCGAAGCCTCCGCCCCCAGGTCCGTCGGCGCCAAAGAAGACGCAATCCGATCCCGCCTGGGCCTTACCCCCATCCGCTACTACCAGCGACTCAACGTTCTGCTGGACTCCGCCGATGCGCTGGCGGCGCGGCCGCAGCTGGTGCGGCGGTTGCAGCGGGTGCGGGATAGCCGGTAG
- a CDS encoding peptide deformylase: MTIRPIVIHGDPVLHEPTKPVEQPVAELQELIADMHETMDAAYGVGLAANQVGVPLRLFVYHCPDGEQMRRGTVINPVLETSEVPKTMPRDDGEDDEGCLSVPGESWPTNRASWAKVTGLDENGNEVVVEGEGFFARCLQHEVGHLDGFVYTDVLTGRYKREAKRVIRDNEWNIPGRTWLPGTDEDPFGH; the protein is encoded by the coding sequence ATGACAATTCGACCCATCGTGATCCACGGCGACCCGGTGTTGCACGAGCCGACGAAGCCGGTCGAGCAGCCGGTCGCCGAGCTGCAGGAACTGATCGCGGACATGCACGAGACTATGGACGCCGCGTACGGCGTCGGGCTGGCGGCGAACCAGGTTGGTGTTCCGCTGCGGCTGTTCGTTTACCACTGCCCCGACGGCGAACAGATGCGCCGCGGCACCGTGATCAACCCGGTGCTGGAGACCTCCGAGGTTCCCAAAACCATGCCGCGTGACGACGGCGAAGACGACGAGGGCTGCCTGTCCGTGCCGGGCGAGTCGTGGCCCACCAACCGCGCGAGCTGGGCGAAGGTCACCGGCCTGGACGAGAACGGCAACGAAGTCGTGGTGGAAGGCGAAGGGTTTTTCGCCCGCTGCCTGCAGCACGAGGTGGGCCACCTCGACGGGTTCGTCTACACCGACGTGCTCACCGGCCGCTACAAGCGCGAGGCGAAGCGCGTGATCCGCGACAACGAGTGGAACATCCCGGGCCGCACCTGGCTACCGGGCACCGACGAAGACCCGTTCGGCCACTGA
- a CDS encoding Na(+)/H(+) antiporter subunit C has translation MAANLFLLIAAGVLISAGVYLLLDRAMTRMIMGIMLLGNGANLLILQAGGQAGSPPITGRTTERYQDDMADPLSQAMILTAIVISMAMVSFMLALAYRQFRYRVDDLIAPDEEDRAVAARPTTASAQPDHDASADPHTGRTSALGDNFGPRSFEEPVRGADQDD, from the coding sequence ATGGCTGCCAACCTGTTCCTGCTCATCGCAGCCGGCGTTCTGATCTCCGCCGGGGTCTACCTCCTGCTGGACCGCGCGATGACCCGCATGATCATGGGCATCATGCTGCTCGGCAACGGCGCCAACCTGCTCATCCTGCAGGCTGGCGGCCAGGCCGGGTCACCACCGATCACCGGCCGCACCACGGAGCGCTACCAGGACGACATGGCGGATCCGCTCTCCCAGGCGATGATCCTGACCGCGATCGTGATTTCCATGGCGATGGTGTCTTTCATGCTCGCGTTGGCGTACCGCCAATTCCGTTACCGCGTGGATGACCTGATTGCGCCGGACGAAGAGGACAGGGCCGTTGCGGCGCGACCGACGACCGCGTCGGCGCAGCCCGACCACGACGCCTCCGCAGATCCCCACACCGGGCGCACCAGCGCGCTCGGCGACAACTTTGGGCCCCGCTCCTTTGAAGAACCCGTGAGAGGGGCCGACCAAGATGACTGA
- a CDS encoding monovalent cation/H(+) antiporter subunit G, which produces MVLSAAVGAVRFRSTMARIHAITKPQTTGLVLMVVGTLIRLIGAEDFSFHERGDIGILILLTIFALMTSPVTAQRLGRVARLEGLYGDEDELTVNQNPARNP; this is translated from the coding sequence ATGGTGCTCTCCGCCGCGGTCGGCGCGGTGCGCTTCCGCTCCACCATGGCCCGCATCCACGCGATCACGAAGCCGCAGACCACCGGGCTGGTTCTCATGGTCGTCGGCACGCTCATCCGACTCATTGGCGCGGAGGACTTCAGCTTCCACGAGCGCGGCGACATCGGCATTCTCATCCTGCTGACAATCTTCGCCCTGATGACTAGCCCAGTGACCGCGCAGCGCCTCGGCCGCGTCGCCCGCCTCGAGGGGTTGTACGGCGACGAGGACGAGCTCACCGTGAATCAAAACCCGGCGCGCAACCCCTAA
- a CDS encoding monovalent cation/H+ antiporter complex subunit F: MDPTIYNIFLGIAAAALVVGFFTIAWRVVVGPNSLDRAIGNDAIAASLQCVLALYICWSLDTTVVNVMIVIALLGFIASAAIARFHKKDDAL; this comes from the coding sequence ATGGATCCGACTATCTACAACATCTTTCTGGGCATCGCCGCCGCAGCCTTGGTCGTTGGCTTCTTCACCATCGCCTGGCGCGTCGTCGTCGGCCCGAACTCGCTCGACCGCGCGATCGGCAACGACGCCATTGCCGCGTCTCTGCAATGCGTTTTGGCCCTGTACATTTGTTGGTCGCTGGACACCACCGTGGTCAACGTGATGATCGTCATCGCGCTGCTCGGCTTCATCGCGTCTGCCGCGATCGCCCGCTTCCACAAGAAGGATGATGCACTGTGA
- a CDS encoding LytR C-terminal domain-containing protein yields MTNVNPGNEYHDEVDEYRGSHRSDDAAPAPAGGATAAAAGGIPKRGLAMILIAVAAILLLWGIYALTQNDNAGTNAAPQTTMPQNTAPQNTAPQNTAPQATGSEAPAPEGAQPPAQEAPANRPEQEAPAIAPALTRENAQVFVYNNSPNPGAAGSTADQLAPQYNVANRSADSTAMNLPEQQYGIFPETTVFYDPSISGADQVAAEVARQVSGVAKPINEVPQGASLPAEVRGNREAVSVVLAG; encoded by the coding sequence GTGACTAATGTGAATCCTGGGAATGAATACCACGACGAGGTCGACGAGTACCGTGGCTCGCACCGCAGCGACGACGCGGCGCCCGCCCCTGCCGGTGGGGCAACCGCTGCCGCGGCGGGAGGTATCCCCAAGCGCGGTCTGGCGATGATCCTCATCGCCGTGGCCGCGATTCTGCTGCTCTGGGGCATCTACGCGCTGACTCAAAACGACAATGCGGGCACCAACGCAGCGCCGCAGACCACCATGCCGCAAAACACGGCCCCGCAGAACACCGCACCGCAAAACACGGCACCGCAGGCCACCGGTAGCGAAGCGCCAGCACCCGAAGGCGCCCAGCCGCCGGCGCAAGAAGCACCCGCAAACCGCCCGGAGCAGGAAGCACCCGCAATCGCCCCGGCCCTGACGCGCGAGAACGCCCAGGTGTTCGTCTACAACAACTCGCCGAACCCGGGCGCGGCCGGTTCGACAGCGGACCAGCTCGCGCCGCAGTACAACGTTGCTAACCGCAGTGCGGACTCGACGGCGATGAATCTGCCCGAGCAGCAGTACGGTATTTTCCCGGAGACCACGGTGTTCTACGACCCGTCGATTAGCGGCGCGGACCAGGTCGCGGCTGAGGTGGCCCGGCAGGTCAGCGGAGTGGCGAAGCCGATCAACGAGGTGCCGCAGGGCGCGTCGCTGCCGGCCGAGGTGCGCGGGAACCGCGAGGCGGTGTCTGTCGTGCTCGCCGGTTAG